TATTAATATGTTTAACCATGAAGTATCAAAACTTTTTACGTCCCTTCGAAGCATGTACGTCTTAGTGTTATACTATAAATCATTACCTCCATGGATTAGATTGACATGTTGAATGTAACAAATTCAATGGATTTCTTTTGAGTCCCATCAAGGATGCATGTTGACTTATACAAATTCAATGGATTTGTTTCAAGTAATCGGATGTCTATTCCATGACAAATAGGATGGATCTCCAAGACGTCGTGGACGGAATACATACAAAAGTATAAAATTTATGGCCATAAACAAACATATACCACCAACGCTTATGTAAGCCATCCCAACAAAATCATTCTTCCCACCTATCCAAGTTGTTGTAGAAAGAACAAGCTTCTTTCGTCCACCAAATTTGTATGTGTTGTAGTTGTTCTGTATCTCCACCTTTATTGTATCATGCGCCTCTATATCCGTATTTATCTTCCCGTATAGCTTTCGAAAAGTAGGCAAAGCCGCGGTTCTCATCCACACCATCAGATCCTCTTGCTCGCTTAGCTAAATCAAATCAATCACACATATCAAACCAAACACATATAGCATACATTTAAAGTAAGTATGTTGCCACTGTTAGCCAGGGTCGGACCTAGGTAGAGGGTTGGGTGGGTGGGCGTACCctttgaaaaaaaattagtgtattttacAGGGTAAAATCCCGATCGCATCCCTTGAAATTTTGGTTAAACCCCTCGTTCGCACCCACATAAAATAATTCCTATGTCCGCCACTGTTGTTAGCTACTTACGGGTATGCTTTCATCAAGGGTTGCGCCCCCTATCAAGCCATCCTTTTGGAAGTTCTTGGGGTACACATTTGAACCGAACTTGGCTTTGGCGTCACTTTTCCACGCGATGCCCTTTTTCTCGATGCTTATATCTTTCCCCCGTGTTGATATTTTGTAAGTGTCATTGAACAAACTCCAAGCTATCAATCCACAAGGAACAATTGGTTTATTATCATAGTCGTATGCTACGGGGAGACAAAACTTTGTATCGTTTTCAGCTTTTACGTCACGTAGTTGCTTGTCGCTTTTACTCTTTACGaatctgaaaacaaaacaaactacTAAACCAATGTACCATCAACAAGGCCAAGTATTTATACCACCTACCTACGATGATTTTGGTAGAAGTTTTCAAGTTGATAATACACGAATATTGGGGCAACTAGTTTCTTTGGCACTTTTATAGACCTTGTACATGTTTTTTTAATGTCGGGATTTTGAATATATGATTGGGGGTTCTTGCTAAAGTCGTCGGGAACACACGCTTCATCGTAGCGATCAACAATCTCGACAACGCTGTCGGATGCTGTCCATGCTAAAAGCCCAATCGGGATGAAAAGTGCCCCGATTGTTATATATGATGCAATCACCCATCCAGGGGTTAGGATTGGCTTCCAAGCAGGAAGCTCTTGTTGCGAAAATTTTGAATAAACGGGTTTTTTAGAATTCTTGTTTTTTTGATCCATCGATTTCCTTACATTTTAGGAACATGATTAATATGCTTCTCAGAATCAAACAATTATAAATTACCTTTTTCTTTTCTATTCAGGGAGAAACAGAAATGTACGGCATATCACGAATCACCAAATATTCATTCATTCACTCATTTTaccttttttttaatataattatggAAAATCAAGATTTCAACCCCGCCATGTCAGCCATTTTAGCGCCCCGGGGCGTCATCAACCACACCACAATTGTTAACAAGCAGGGCtggccctgagaattcgtgtaccctgttcgagctcgaaaaaatgtggCCTTAAGGCTTAATGAAATTGGGTATTGgactcactaaaggtctaaacctaatgccaacgGGGTTAATACCTAATCTAAACCATAATAATAGTTTTGTAAAGGGGTCTACTCTATGCTGGTGTTTGTATGGGTGTACCTTATTAAAgaaaatattttacatatacatatcggtttttttttaataaaaaaacgtGCCCCTCGAAATATTGGGCCCTAGctggtggtcctccccgcccaccctcagGGCCGGCCATGTTAACAAGGGGGCGCTATGGCATCCCCGCCAGCGTGCTAACGAGTGTTAAAAGGGAAAAGCTGGTGGGGCCCATATGATCAACCAATCAAATATtttctctttattttttttttattttatttaataggGGGCTTAAACCATTGCA
The sequence above is drawn from the Helianthus annuus cultivar XRQ/B chromosome 12, HanXRQr2.0-SUNRISE, whole genome shotgun sequence genome and encodes:
- the LOC110895016 gene encoding ALA-interacting subunit 3; protein product: MDQKNKNSKKPVYSKFSQQELPAWKPILTPGWVIASYITIGALFIPIGLLAWTASDSVVEIVDRYDEACVPDDFSKNPQSYIQNPDIKKTCTRSIKVPKKLVAPIFVYYQLENFYQNHRRFVKSKSDKQLRDVKAENDTKFCLPVAYDYDNKPIVPCGLIAWSLFNDTYKISTRGKDISIEKKGIAWKSDAKAKFGSNVYPKNFQKDGLIGGATLDESIPLSEQEDLMVWMRTAALPTFRKLYGKINTDIEAHDTIKVEIQNNYNTYKFGGRKKLVLSTTTWIGGKNDFVGMAYISVGGICLFMAINFILLYVFRPRRLGDPSYLSWNRHPIT